A single genomic interval of Arthrobacter sp. NicSoilB8 harbors:
- a CDS encoding branched-chain amino acid aminotransferase, translating into MTQTAHGVEFTQHLSENPKSAEERAAILANPGFGDYFTDHTAIVDYSVDAEGNGGWHDARVEPYGPISLDPSAAVLHYGQEIFEGLKAYRHADGSIWTFRPEANAARLNKSARRLALPELPEEYFLGAIRELVAADKEWVPSGDGEALYLRPFMIATEAFLGVRAAREVSFRVIASPAGNYFGGELKPVSIWISREYARAGRGGTGAAKCGGNYAASLIAQQEAEAHGCKQVLFLDQFNDNAVEELGGMNVFFVMKDGSLVTPALSGTILEGVTRSSVMQVARDMGREVTERKITLDEWREGVASGDIAEVFACGTAAVITPIGVLKDATEFIGSEDATAGETTMAIRAQLLGIQTGTVADTHGWLTRLA; encoded by the coding sequence ATGACTCAGACTGCCCATGGCGTCGAATTCACCCAGCACCTGTCGGAGAACCCGAAGTCTGCTGAAGAGCGTGCAGCCATCCTGGCGAACCCGGGATTTGGCGACTATTTCACCGACCACACCGCGATTGTCGACTACAGCGTCGACGCCGAGGGCAACGGCGGCTGGCACGATGCGCGCGTTGAGCCGTACGGGCCGATTTCCCTGGACCCCTCCGCCGCGGTGCTGCACTACGGCCAGGAGATCTTCGAGGGGCTCAAGGCCTACCGCCACGCCGACGGCTCGATCTGGACGTTCCGCCCGGAGGCCAACGCAGCCCGACTGAACAAGTCCGCCCGACGGCTCGCCCTGCCCGAACTTCCGGAAGAGTACTTCCTCGGCGCCATCCGTGAACTCGTGGCGGCGGACAAGGAATGGGTGCCCTCCGGCGACGGCGAAGCCCTGTACCTGCGGCCCTTCATGATCGCCACCGAGGCCTTCCTGGGCGTCCGGGCAGCGCGCGAGGTCTCCTTCCGCGTGATCGCTTCCCCGGCCGGCAACTACTTCGGCGGCGAGCTCAAGCCCGTCTCCATCTGGATCTCGCGGGAATACGCCCGCGCCGGCCGCGGCGGAACGGGCGCCGCCAAGTGCGGCGGCAACTACGCCGCCTCGCTGATCGCCCAGCAGGAGGCCGAGGCCCACGGCTGCAAGCAGGTCCTGTTCCTGGACCAGTTCAACGACAACGCCGTCGAGGAACTCGGCGGCATGAACGTCTTCTTCGTCATGAAGGACGGCTCGCTGGTCACTCCCGCACTCTCCGGCACCATCCTCGAGGGCGTGACGCGCTCCTCCGTGATGCAGGTGGCCCGGGACATGGGCCGGGAAGTCACCGAACGCAAGATCACCCTGGATGAGTGGCGCGAGGGCGTCGCCTCCGGCGACATCGCCGAGGTCTTCGCCTGCGGCACCGCCGCCGTGATCACCCCCATCGGCGTGCTCAAGGACGCCACCGAGTTCATCGGCTCCGAAGACGCCACGGCGGGGGAGACCACCATGGCCATCCGCGCCCAGCTGCTGGGGATCCAGACGGGCACCGTCGCGGACACCCACGGCTGGCTGACCCGCCTCGCCTAG
- a CDS encoding fumarylacetoacetate hydrolase family protein: MRIARFVVDSDPLYGIVEGEPGSEEVTVIKGDPFFHGVERTPMKHKLEDVRLLAPIIPRSKVIGVGRNFAEHARELGNEVPQQPLLFLKPNTSVIGPNDPIVLPEFSEDVSFEAELCVVIGRICKDVPEARVDDVIFGYTCGNDLTARDVQKTDLQWARAKGFDTSAPLGPWIETELDTEDLRIQGRLNGELRQDGSTSQMIRGVRELVSLVSQAFTLLPGDVIMTGTPAGVGAVQAGDRYEVEIEGIGRLSNPVVRR; encoded by the coding sequence ATGCGTATCGCCCGGTTTGTAGTTGATTCTGATCCCCTCTACGGCATCGTGGAAGGTGAGCCCGGCAGTGAGGAAGTCACTGTCATCAAGGGCGACCCCTTCTTCCATGGCGTGGAACGAACCCCCATGAAGCACAAGCTGGAGGACGTCCGCCTGCTGGCGCCGATCATTCCCCGCAGCAAGGTCATCGGCGTCGGCCGGAACTTCGCGGAGCATGCCCGGGAGCTGGGCAACGAGGTCCCGCAGCAGCCCTTGCTGTTCCTCAAGCCCAATACCTCCGTGATCGGGCCGAATGATCCCATTGTCCTGCCGGAGTTCTCCGAGGACGTCTCCTTCGAGGCCGAGCTGTGTGTCGTCATTGGCCGGATCTGCAAAGACGTGCCCGAAGCCCGCGTGGACGACGTGATCTTCGGCTACACCTGCGGCAACGACCTCACCGCCCGCGACGTCCAGAAGACGGACCTGCAGTGGGCCCGGGCCAAGGGCTTCGACACCTCGGCCCCGCTCGGGCCGTGGATCGAGACCGAGCTCGACACCGAAGACCTCCGGATCCAGGGCCGGCTCAACGGCGAACTGCGCCAGGACGGCAGCACGAGCCAGATGATCCGCGGCGTGCGCGAACTCGTCTCCCTCGTCTCGCAGGCCTTCACCCTGCTGCCCGGCGACGTCATCATGACCGGTACCCCCGCCGGCGTCGGCGCGGTGCAGGCAGGCGACCGCTATGAGGTCGAGATCGAGGGCATCGGACGGCTCTCCAACCCGGTAGTGCGCCGCTAG
- a CDS encoding DUF1304 family protein, with the protein MTGLIQILGVVFGTLLIVVGIAESFFIRDQRLHRLFLVDPDDVETVRLWTFNLGFYNVIWGIGAIVGALMLAGPESAEGRTLLLFTSVAHVILGITLFISERRLWGSALAEAVLPLIITVLLLV; encoded by the coding sequence ATGACCGGGCTGATCCAGATTCTAGGCGTGGTCTTCGGGACCCTGCTGATAGTCGTGGGTATTGCCGAGTCGTTCTTCATCCGTGACCAGCGTCTGCACCGGCTGTTCCTGGTCGACCCGGACGACGTCGAGACCGTACGGCTCTGGACGTTCAACCTGGGGTTCTACAACGTGATCTGGGGGATAGGCGCCATTGTTGGAGCCCTCATGCTCGCCGGCCCGGAGTCCGCCGAGGGACGCACGCTCCTGCTCTTCACCTCTGTGGCGCACGTGATCCTGGGGATCACCCTGTTCATTTCCGAGCGGCGGCTGTGGGGAAGTGCCCTCGCTGAGGCCGTACTGCCGCTTATCATCACTGTTCTTCTGCTCGTCTAA
- a CDS encoding 3-isopropylmalate dehydrogenase, translating to MSASTIDLAVIPGDGIGPEVTAEALKVLEKAAAAEGIVLQQTHYKLGAEHWLETGETLPAATLADLRTRDAILFGAVGAAPGDTRIPSGIIERELLLKLRFSLDHFVNLRPSRLYATVGSPLANPGEIDFIVVREGTEGPYVGNGGTLRAGTPHEVATEVSLNTAHGVERVVRDAFRRANERPRKKLTLVHKHNVLVFAGQLWKRTVEAVAEEFPEVTHDYLHVDAATIFMVTDPARFDVIVTDNLFGDIITDLAAAVTGGIGLAASGNINMDRTAPSMFEPVHGSAPDIAGQQKADPTAAILSAALLLDHLGFASAARKIEAAVTADVEARDGSFRTTSAVGDAIAAAL from the coding sequence ATGAGCGCATCCACGATTGATCTGGCAGTCATCCCGGGCGACGGCATTGGCCCGGAGGTCACCGCCGAAGCCCTGAAGGTCCTCGAGAAGGCTGCGGCCGCCGAGGGGATCGTGCTCCAGCAGACCCACTACAAGCTGGGCGCGGAGCACTGGCTCGAGACGGGGGAGACCCTGCCCGCGGCCACCCTCGCCGACCTCCGCACCCGCGACGCCATCCTGTTCGGAGCCGTCGGCGCGGCACCCGGCGATACCCGGATTCCCTCCGGCATCATCGAGCGCGAGCTCCTGCTGAAGCTGCGCTTCAGCCTGGACCACTTCGTCAACCTGCGGCCGTCCCGCCTGTATGCCACGGTTGGCAGCCCGCTCGCCAACCCTGGCGAGATCGATTTCATCGTGGTCCGCGAAGGCACCGAAGGGCCCTACGTGGGCAACGGCGGCACACTGCGCGCCGGCACCCCCCATGAGGTCGCCACGGAGGTGTCGCTGAACACGGCCCACGGCGTGGAGCGCGTGGTCCGCGATGCCTTCCGCCGGGCCAACGAGCGCCCCCGCAAGAAGCTCACCCTCGTGCACAAGCACAACGTCCTGGTCTTCGCCGGCCAGCTCTGGAAGCGCACGGTCGAGGCCGTGGCCGAGGAGTTCCCCGAGGTCACCCACGATTACCTCCACGTCGACGCCGCCACGATCTTCATGGTCACCGATCCCGCCCGCTTCGACGTCATCGTTACCGACAACCTGTTCGGCGACATCATTACCGACCTCGCGGCAGCCGTGACCGGCGGGATCGGCCTTGCGGCCTCCGGCAACATCAACATGGACCGCACCGCGCCGTCCATGTTCGAGCCCGTTCACGGTTCCGCCCCGGACATTGCCGGCCAGCAGAAGGCCGACCCCACCGCCGCGATCCTCTCCGCGGCGCTCCTGCTGGACCACCTCGGCTTCGCCTCCGCCGCCCGGAAGATCGAAGCAGCGGTCACGGCCGACGTCGAGGCCCGCGACGGCTCCTTCCGCACCACCAGCGCGGTGGGCGACGCCATCGCGGCGGCGCTGTAG
- a CDS encoding MBL fold metallo-hydrolase: MTSETSRGIVRSSELTRFRLAPNPGPMSLAGTNSYIIGAPGAAGSVVVDPGPLDEPHLQALAGAGPVELILITHRHADHTAAAARFSVLTGAPVRAADPAHCHGAPPLNDSETIHAAGAKIRVLATPGHTSDSVCFHLPQDGPHGSVLTGDTILGSGTTVLDYPDGTLRAYLESLDRLERLGPATVLPAHGPVLPALDAVARAYRDHRQGRLAQVRAALESLGADAGVEAVTDAVYADVDPSVRRAAELSVAAQLDYLRSAPPN, from the coding sequence GTGACCTCCGAGACATCCCGCGGCATTGTCCGCAGCAGCGAGCTGACCCGGTTCCGCCTGGCACCGAACCCGGGTCCCATGAGCCTGGCCGGCACCAACTCCTACATCATCGGCGCCCCGGGAGCGGCGGGCAGCGTCGTCGTCGACCCCGGGCCCCTCGACGAACCGCACCTGCAGGCACTGGCCGGCGCCGGTCCGGTCGAACTGATCCTGATCACGCACCGGCACGCGGACCACACCGCGGCCGCCGCGAGGTTCTCGGTTTTGACGGGTGCGCCCGTGCGGGCCGCGGACCCCGCCCACTGCCACGGCGCGCCGCCGCTGAACGACAGTGAAACGATCCACGCAGCCGGAGCGAAGATCCGGGTCCTGGCGACCCCGGGCCACACCTCGGATTCAGTGTGCTTCCACCTGCCGCAGGACGGCCCGCACGGCTCGGTGCTGACCGGGGACACGATTTTAGGTTCCGGAACCACCGTGCTGGACTACCCCGACGGGACCCTCAGGGCCTACCTCGAGTCGCTGGACCGGCTCGAACGGCTGGGACCCGCCACGGTGCTGCCGGCCCACGGCCCGGTGCTGCCGGCACTCGACGCCGTCGCCCGCGCCTACCGGGATCACCGGCAGGGCAGGCTCGCGCAGGTCCGCGCCGCCCTCGAGTCCCTGGGCGCGGACGCCGGCGTCGAGGCCGTCACGGACGCCGTGTACGCCGACGTCGATCCCTCCGTCCGCCGCGCCGCGGAACTCTCGGTCGCGGCGCAGCTGGACTACCTGCGCAGCGCCCCACCCAACTAA
- the gltX gene encoding glutamate--tRNA ligase: MTTASASDAVSSSAPLAAPAGEVTTDTPVRVRFCPSPTGTPHVGLIRTALFNWAHARHTKGTFVFRIEDTDAARDSEESYQQLLEALKWLGITWEEGVEVGGPHEPYRQSQRLDLYKDVVAKLIDAGYAYECYSSPEEVEARHRAAGRDPKLGYDNFDRELSEDQLAAFKAEGRQPVLRVRMPDEDVTFTDMVRGEITFKAGSIPDYVIVRADGSPLYTLVNPVDDALMGITHVLRGEDLLSSTPRQVVLIRALMDIGVASYMPVFGHLPYVMGEGNKKLSKRDPQSNLFLLRDRGFIPEGLLNYLSLLGWSLSADEDIFTVEQLIEHFDVNDVLANPARFDIKKAEAINGTHIRMLDAEDFRGRLVPYLQAAGFVGENLTAREEEILAEAAPLIQERISLLGEAPEMLAFLFKADDAIDVADDARKGLPENLTEVLDAALSALEPVADWTAENIQAALKEALVEGLGVKPRLAFGPVRTAVSGRRISPPLFESMVILGKDSSLARLRAFRG, encoded by the coding sequence ATGACTACTGCCTCCGCGTCCGACGCCGTCTCCAGCTCAGCCCCGCTTGCCGCCCCTGCCGGTGAAGTCACCACCGACACCCCCGTCCGTGTCCGGTTCTGCCCGTCCCCCACGGGCACCCCGCACGTCGGACTGATCCGCACCGCCCTCTTCAACTGGGCCCACGCCCGGCACACCAAGGGCACCTTTGTGTTCCGGATCGAGGACACCGACGCGGCGCGCGACTCGGAGGAGAGCTACCAGCAGCTGCTGGAGGCTCTCAAATGGCTCGGCATCACCTGGGAAGAGGGCGTTGAGGTCGGCGGCCCGCACGAGCCCTACCGCCAGTCGCAGCGGCTGGACCTCTACAAGGACGTCGTCGCCAAGCTGATCGACGCCGGCTACGCCTACGAGTGCTACTCCTCGCCCGAGGAAGTCGAGGCCCGCCACCGTGCCGCCGGCCGCGACCCCAAGCTGGGCTACGACAACTTTGACCGCGAGCTCTCCGAGGATCAGCTCGCTGCGTTCAAGGCCGAGGGCCGCCAGCCCGTGCTGCGCGTCCGCATGCCCGATGAAGACGTCACGTTCACCGACATGGTGCGCGGCGAGATCACGTTCAAGGCCGGCAGCATCCCGGACTACGTCATCGTCCGTGCCGACGGCTCCCCGCTGTACACCCTGGTCAACCCGGTGGACGACGCCCTCATGGGGATCACGCACGTGCTCCGCGGCGAGGACCTGCTCTCCTCCACGCCCCGCCAGGTGGTGCTGATCCGCGCCCTCATGGACATCGGCGTCGCCAGCTACATGCCGGTGTTCGGCCACCTGCCGTACGTCATGGGCGAGGGCAACAAGAAGCTCTCCAAGCGCGACCCCCAGTCCAACCTGTTCCTGCTCCGGGACCGCGGCTTCATCCCCGAAGGCCTGCTGAACTACCTGTCCCTGCTCGGCTGGAGCCTCTCCGCCGACGAGGATATTTTCACCGTGGAGCAGCTGATCGAACACTTCGACGTCAACGATGTCCTGGCCAACCCGGCCCGATTCGACATCAAGAAGGCCGAAGCCATCAACGGCACACACATCCGCATGCTGGACGCCGAGGACTTCCGCGGCCGCCTGGTGCCGTACCTGCAGGCCGCCGGATTCGTGGGGGAGAACCTCACCGCCCGCGAGGAAGAGATCCTGGCCGAGGCCGCGCCGCTGATCCAGGAGCGCATCTCGCTGCTCGGCGAGGCGCCGGAAATGCTCGCGTTCCTGTTCAAGGCCGACGACGCGATCGACGTCGCCGACGACGCCCGCAAGGGCCTCCCGGAGAACCTCACCGAGGTCCTCGACGCCGCGCTGTCCGCGCTGGAGCCCGTCGCCGACTGGACGGCCGAGAACATCCAGGCTGCCCTGAAGGAAGCCCTCGTGGAGGGCCTCGGCGTCAAGCCGCGCCTGGCCTTCGGCCCCGTCCGCACGGCCGTTTCGGGACGCCGGATCTCCCCGCCTTTGTTCGAATCCATGGTCATCCTGGGCAAGGACTCGTCCCTGGCGCGCCTGCGCGCCTTCCGCGGCTGA